Part of the Candidatus Omnitrophota bacterium genome, GAATAAAAATACCGGCTATAAACAGGGTAATCAGCTTAGAAGAGATATTAAGGAGGCCGCAAGTTCATATTAAGGATTTGGTTAAGGCCGGATTAATCCGCCTAAAGATCCCTGATTTTGCTTTGCCTCAGGTCGAAACAGAGGTAAAATATTCTGGGTTTATTCAGAGGCAGCTTAAGGATGTAGAGAGATTCAAGAATTTAGAGAGAATTAAGATACCCGAGAGCATCGACTATAAAAATATCAGCGGCGTCTCTCATGAAATAAAAGAGAAGCTGGCAAGATTCAGGCCGCTGAATCTGGGACAGGCCTCGCGTATTTCGGGCGTTACTCCAGCGGCAATTTCATTATTAATGGTTTATTTAAAGAAGATCAATGGATAAAGAGATTAATTATCGCTTGCTTAAGAATTTTTGCCTGGATTCCGGAATGGACTTGTTCGGCGTCGCCGATATAAGCAAAATCAAGAATACTTTTGAGTTTGATGCCAACACCCTTAAAAAACTGAATTTAGCTGTTTGTCTTGGATTGGGTTTATCCCGCTCTGTACTCTATGGAATCAGCGATAAGCCTACCCGTCTTTACTCCCATCATTATCGAACTGTAAATGATTTCCTTGATCAAATGGCGTTAAAAGCGGCAATTCTTATACAAAGGAAAGGATTTACCGCACTACCCGTACCTGCTTCCCAGATATTGGACTGGCAGAGCCAGAAGGCCCACCTTTCCCATAAAAAACTTGGCCAGTTGGCAGGCTTAGGCTGGATAGGCAGGAATAATCTCTTAGTAAATAAGCGGCTTGGAAGCCAATTTAGGATTGTTTCAATACTTACTGATATGCCGCTAAAGAAAGATAAGCCTGTAGATGACGGTTGTCAAAACTGTATGCTTTGTATCAGGGCCTGCCCGGTCAAGGCAATAAAGAAAGACCGGAAGGATTTTAATCATATTAAGTGTTTTGAAAAATTAAAGGAATTCGCCAGGCAGCATGTGGTTGAACAGTACATTTGCGGAGTATGTGTTAATGTTTGCAGAGGAGAATTAAAAAATGGTTAAAGAGATAATTTTTGGAGTTGTCGGAGGCTTAGGACTATTTATTTATGGTATTTGGCAGATGAGCGAAGGTTTGCATAAAGCAAGCGGCGAGAGGATGCGCAGAATACTCCATAATTTTACCGGCAGTCCCATAAAGGGAGTATTAGTCGGTGCAGGCATAACAAGCCTTGTGCAGTCATCATCGGCTAC contains:
- a CDS encoding epoxyqueuosine reductase, with translation MDKEINYRLLKNFCLDSGMDLFGVADISKIKNTFEFDANTLKKLNLAVCLGLGLSRSVLYGISDKPTRLYSHHYRTVNDFLDQMALKAAILIQRKGFTALPVPASQILDWQSQKAHLSHKKLGQLAGLGWIGRNNLLVNKRLGSQFRIVSILTDMPLKKDKPVDDGCQNCMLCIRACPVKAIKKDRKDFNHIKCFEKLKEFARQHVVEQYICGVCVNVCRGELKNG